Part of the Nitrososphaerota archaeon genome is shown below.
AAAAATACCATTCTTTGTTACACATTCAATTCCTTTAGCTATACAATCATTGCAAACAATATAGTTTATAATCTTTTCTTTAGGCACCTTCCCTTTTATAAAACTTTTAATAAAATATTCAAGCTCTTCTATATTTATTGGGCATCCTGGTAGCTTATAATCTACTTTAACTATGCTATCTATTGGCTTAGTTTCTTTTGTAATTTCTTCAAAAAATTCGGATTTATAAACCAATTTTACAGAATCTGGGTTTTCCATAATATTTCTAATTATATTAACTCCTCCATCTGTTGCACATGATCCAAGAGCTACAAGTATTTTACTTTTATTTCTTATTTCTTTTATGATGTCCTCTTCTTCTTTTGTAGTTATAGATCCATCTATAAAGAAAATATCAAATGAATCTTGATACTTCTTACTAGATATAAGTCTAAAACTTACAATTTCTATTCTTTTATTTATTTTTAATAATTTTTCATAAAGTTGTAAAATTACAAACTCACAACCTTCACAACCTGTTAAACTTAAAGAACCAATTTTTAATTTTTCCATTTAATACCCACTCTCTATTTTAATAATATTTTTTTCATAAGCATTTTTGTAAAGCATTTTAGAATATTTTGATTTCCATAATGATTTTTCATTAATATTTTCATAAAGTTTTAATATATTTTCTATTCTTAATTTTCTATTCTCTTTCAAAGAAGGTATAGGTTGTCCTCCTCCACCTATGCAACCATCAGGGCAAGCTCTAAGCTCAATGTATGCAGGTGAAAAATTATCTATTTCTTCCAAAATTTTTCTACAAGCACTTAAAGTATTGGCAGCTATGATATTAAGTTCTTTTTCATTAATTTTTATACTTGCTGACTTAATTCCATTTGTATTACATAATTTTTCTAGCAATTTTTCATCAATTTCTTTTCCTAAAATTTCTAACAATGTTTTTATTACAAGATAAGCTCTCCCACCTGAAATTACATCTAAAATACTTGGAGATGCTTTAAAATCTTTTAATTCTAATATTTCAAAATCTTGATAACTTTTAAGCTTAGCAATATTTGCTAATTCTCTAATAGAAATTACATAATTTATTTCTCCTTTATGATAAGGTTTCCAAATTTCATTTTTTAATGCTAAACATGGAGAAATTAATAAAATTCTTAAATTTTCTTTTTTAATATTTTTAAGATTTTTCAATGAACCTTCTTTTATTAAAGAAGCAGATATTATATGAGAATTCTTAATTTTTGAAAGTAATTTTATTTTTTCTGGAAAAAAATTTTTTATAAAATCTATAACTGCAGGGCATTCTGCTGAAATTAAAACTTTATTTGAATTTAAAGCATTCATTAATTCTTTTGCTTCTTCAATTATGGAAATATTTAAGCCATCATAAGTTTTAATTATTTTTTTCAGTCCTATATTTTTTAAAAATTTATCAATATTCTTAATTGTTTTTCCAGACAAGTATCCAAATTCTTCTCCTATAGTTAATTGCACTAAAGGATCTATTATTGAAATTACATTAAATTTATTATTTATATCATTTTTTACTTCCTGAAAGTTTGTTCTTTCTTGAATAGCAGCTACAGGACAAACTAATGTACAAATTCCACAAGA
Proteins encoded:
- a CDS encoding Ni/Fe hydrogenase subunit delta — translated: MEKLKIGSLSLTGCEGCEFVILQLYEKLLKINKRIEIVSFRLISSKKYQDSFDIFFIDGSITTKEEEDIIKEIRNKSKILVALGSCATDGGVNIIRNIMENPDSVKLVYKSEFFEEITKETKPIDSIVKVDYKLPGCPINIEELEYFIKSFIKGKVPKEKIINYIVCNDCIAKGIECVTKNGIFCAGPLTKGGCGAICPSFKVPCFGCRGPSSNLRKNNLKEILEQRIKNGGIAFTEG
- a CDS encoding [Fe-Fe] hydrogenase large subunit C-terminal domain-containing protein, coding for MINITINGRKYQVSDGITILEAIKEVGLYVPTLCAFEGLTNTGACRICVVEVEGFRSLVPSCATLVSDGMVIWTDTPRVQNARRLVLEMIGSEHKFDCQNCPRNGNCELQKIAFSLNVDYITIEHNVRGINIDTTNKAVMIDYDRCILCGRCIRTCSEIQTVYAIDYAFRGYNTLVTTPFNEGLGNSNCVSCGICTLVCPVAAIQERTNFQEVKNDINNKFNVISIIDPLVQLTIGEEFGYLSGKTIKNIDKFLKNIGLKKIIKTYDGLNISIIEEAKELMNALNSNKVLISAECPAVIDFIKNFFPEKIKLLSKIKNSHIISASLIKEGSLKNLKNIKKENLRILLISPCLALKNEIWKPYHKGEINYVISIRELANIAKLKSYQDFEILELKDFKASPSILDVISGGRAYLVIKTLLEILGKEIDEKLLEKLCNTNGIKSASIKINEKELNIIAANTLSACRKILEEIDNFSPAYIELRACPDGCIGGGGQPIPSLKENRKLRIENILKLYENINEKSLWKSKYSKMLYKNAYEKNIIKIESGY